In Pirellulales bacterium, a single genomic region encodes these proteins:
- a CDS encoding co-chaperone GroES, with amino-acid sequence MAVAMKEKKRVTSSKEFKLQPLGDRVVLEREESETTTAGGIVLPDTAKNKPARGTVVSVGDGKLRDDGKRTPLQVKVGDRVLFSSYAGDEFKVGDRELLLMREDDILAVIE; translated from the coding sequence ATGGCAGTCGCGATGAAAGAAAAGAAGAGGGTCACGAGCAGCAAGGAATTCAAGCTTCAGCCGCTGGGCGATCGCGTGGTGCTGGAGCGCGAGGAATCGGAAACAACCACGGCGGGCGGCATTGTGTTGCCCGACACCGCCAAGAACAAGCCGGCCCGCGGTACTGTCGTTTCGGTGGGCGACGGCAAGCTTCGCGACGACGGCAAGCGCACGCCCCTGCAAGTGAAAGTGGGCGACCGCGTGCTGTTCAGCTCCTACGCCGGCGACGAGTTCAAGGTCGGCGATCGCGAGCTGCTGCTGATGCGCGAGGACGACATTCTGGCCGTGATCGAGTAA
- the groL gene encoding chaperonin GroEL (60 kDa chaperone family; promotes refolding of misfolded polypeptides especially under stressful conditions; forms two stacked rings of heptamers to form a barrel-shaped 14mer; ends can be capped by GroES; misfolded proteins enter the barrel where they are refolded when GroES binds) — MAKTIAFDQEAREAIRRGVSKLARAVKVTLGPKGRNVILQKSFGSPTVTKDGVTVAKEIDLEDVYENMGARMVREVASKTSDVAGDGTTTATVLAEAIFNEGLKAVVAGVNPLQMKQGIEKAVEDMTDKLKKTSIQIKSKKEMAQVGAVASNNDTEIGDLLAEAMEKVGKDGVITVDEGKSLKTEVEWVEGMQFDRGYLSPYFVTDPQKMECVLEDAYILVMEKKIANVKEMLPVLEAVVNAGKPLLIVAEDVEGEALATLVINKLRGTFKCCAVKAPGYGDRRKAMLEDIAILTGGQAIFESLGLKLENLPITDLGRAKKVMVDKDNTTIIEGAGRSSDIKARIDQIRREIETSTSDYDKEKLNERLAKLAGGVAKVNVGAATESEMKEKKARVEDALHATRAAVEEGILPGGGVALLRASAQCKPEGLSHDQEVGYNIVKRACRSPLTWIASNAGQDGGIVCEKVLEGKGNFGYNAASDVYEDMVKAGIIDPTKVTRTALQNASSVAILLLTSDALIAEKPKEGKKAGHGGAEDMY; from the coding sequence ATGGCAAAGACCATTGCTTTTGACCAGGAAGCGCGCGAGGCGATTCGCCGCGGCGTTTCCAAGCTGGCCCGCGCGGTCAAGGTGACCCTCGGTCCCAAGGGCCGCAACGTCATCTTGCAGAAGAGCTTCGGCTCGCCCACCGTCACCAAGGACGGCGTCACCGTCGCCAAGGAAATCGACCTGGAAGACGTCTACGAGAACATGGGTGCCCGCATGGTCCGCGAGGTCGCCTCGAAGACCAGCGACGTGGCCGGCGACGGCACCACCACCGCCACCGTCTTGGCCGAAGCCATCTTCAACGAGGGCCTCAAGGCCGTCGTGGCCGGCGTCAATCCCTTGCAGATGAAGCAGGGCATCGAGAAAGCCGTCGAAGACATGACCGACAAGCTCAAGAAGACGTCGATCCAAATCAAGAGCAAGAAGGAGATGGCTCAGGTCGGCGCGGTGGCCAGCAACAACGACACCGAGATCGGCGACTTGTTGGCCGAGGCGATGGAAAAGGTCGGCAAAGACGGCGTGATCACGGTCGACGAAGGCAAGAGCCTCAAGACCGAGGTCGAGTGGGTCGAGGGCATGCAGTTCGACCGCGGCTACCTCTCGCCCTACTTCGTCACCGATCCGCAGAAGATGGAGTGCGTGCTCGAAGACGCCTACATCCTGGTGATGGAGAAGAAGATCGCCAACGTCAAAGAGATGTTGCCGGTGCTCGAAGCCGTGGTCAACGCGGGCAAGCCGCTGTTGATCGTGGCCGAAGACGTGGAGGGCGAGGCCCTGGCCACGCTCGTCATCAACAAGCTGCGCGGCACGTTCAAGTGCTGTGCGGTGAAGGCCCCCGGCTATGGCGACCGCCGCAAGGCGATGCTGGAAGACATCGCCATTCTCACCGGCGGCCAGGCGATCTTCGAGAGCCTGGGCCTCAAGCTCGAAAACCTGCCGATCACCGATCTGGGCCGCGCCAAGAAGGTGATGGTCGACAAGGACAACACGACGATCATCGAAGGCGCCGGCCGCTCCAGCGACATCAAGGCCCGTATCGACCAGATTCGCCGCGAGATTGAGACCTCGACCAGCGACTACGACAAGGAGAAGCTGAACGAGCGGTTGGCGAAGCTGGCGGGCGGCGTGGCCAAGGTGAACGTGGGCGCGGCCACCGAGAGCGAAATGAAGGAAAAGAAGGCCCGCGTCGAAGACGCCCTGCACGCCACGCGTGCGGCGGTGGAAGAGGGCATTTTGCCCGGCGGCGGCGTGGCCTTGCTGCGTGCGTCGGCCCAGTGCAAGCCCGAGGGTCTGAGCCACGATCAGGAAGTGGGCTACAACATCGTGAAGCGTGCCTGCCGGTCGCCGCTCACCTGGATCGCCAGCAATGCCGGGCAAGACGGCGGCATCGTGTGCGAAAAGGTGCTCGAAGGCAAAGGCAACTTCGGCTACAACGCGGCCAGCGATGTCTATGAAGACATGGTGAAGGCGGGCATCATCGACCCGACGAAGGTCACTCGGACGGCGCTGCAAAACGCGTCGAGCGTGGCGATCTTGCTGTTGACGAGCGATGCCTTGATCGCCGAGAAGCCGAAGGAAGGCAAGAAGGCCGGTCACGGCGGAGCGGAAGACATGTACTAA
- a CDS encoding type II toxin-antitoxin system HicB family antitoxin, with protein MATMVRVLATITWARGRIVFLSLPIRYASGALTFTRRETLFSMCNEFTAVYEQTDDWYTDDWYIGYCPEVPGANGQGRTLEECRESLRDASALILEDRRENGLRGVPTEAIRETLLLA; from the coding sequence ATGGCCACGATGGTTCGTGTTCTTGCTACAATAACGTGGGCGAGAGGTCGCATCGTCTTTTTATCTTTGCCCATCCGATACGCGAGCGGCGCTCTGACCTTCACCCGTCGCGAGACGCTTTTTTCCATGTGCAACGAGTTTACCGCCGTCTACGAACAAACCGACGACTGGTATACCGACGACTGGTATATTGGCTATTGTCCGGAGGTTCCCGGCGCCAATGGCCAAGGTCGCACACTTGAAGAGTGCCGTGAAAGCCTGCGAGATGCGAGCGCCTTGATTTTAGAAGATCGCCGCGAGAACGGCCTGCGCGGGGTGCCCACGGAGGCGATTCGCGAGACGCTGCTACTCGCATGA
- a CDS encoding tetratricopeptide repeat protein, whose product MYRLVRPCVFLLFMFAPQAAGDAAERPAKLPVGSQVLAKHPGVKFRIKNNDQGEMHAGVIERVQKVQGEWLWLGRGWVPRRDVVSLWDAVEYFTAEIARKPTAFACVARAAAKGREGGFASEIDNDIDQALKFDPDFAAAHYLRGVTFRERQEYDSAIDAFDDAISFNPTLADAYNDRGRARYDKAAAYKIPGRAWDDRKDLEKALWDLNRAIQLCPRLAKAYANRATIFLAKGENERALAEAQESLKHGPAASAAYRHIGAYWVAKGDDERAMAAYSEAVRLNPKCGKARFERGKIHSRQGDHEKAIADLSQAVELLPKNAEALEARGFAYYRLGATEKSNADRIAAARLQRAASAATLPSTNCEKNKKPAENEADVDPWRLYNALHQTAPGANDATTAKSNPAQAEAPRSRASTLDASARRCATSTDERYLNGERAVEAATEACELSKWKRADYIDTLAAAYAETGDFDAAVKWQTKAIELAIGAAFKAEAEQRLQLYRDHQPCREDSQGRVARGKSDDGEQR is encoded by the coding sequence ATGTACCGACTCGTGCGTCCATGCGTTTTCTTGCTGTTCATGTTTGCTCCCCAAGCCGCGGGCGATGCCGCCGAGCGGCCCGCGAAGTTGCCCGTTGGCAGCCAGGTGTTGGCGAAGCATCCCGGCGTGAAGTTCCGCATCAAGAACAACGATCAGGGCGAGATGCACGCCGGAGTGATCGAACGCGTGCAGAAAGTGCAGGGCGAATGGCTGTGGCTCGGGCGAGGCTGGGTTCCACGGCGCGACGTTGTCTCCCTCTGGGACGCCGTCGAGTACTTCACGGCGGAAATCGCGCGAAAACCGACGGCGTTCGCCTGCGTCGCCAGGGCCGCCGCAAAGGGCCGCGAAGGCGGTTTTGCATCGGAAATCGACAACGATATCGATCAGGCGCTCAAGTTCGATCCGGATTTTGCCGCGGCACATTACCTCCGCGGAGTGACGTTTCGCGAGCGGCAAGAATACGACTCTGCGATTGACGCCTTCGACGATGCCATCAGCTTTAATCCAACTCTAGCGGATGCGTACAACGACCGCGGTCGCGCCCGATACGACAAGGCGGCCGCATACAAAATACCTGGCCGCGCCTGGGATGACAGAAAGGATCTGGAGAAGGCGCTGTGGGACCTCAATCGAGCGATCCAACTCTGCCCGAGATTGGCGAAGGCGTACGCAAACCGCGCCACCATTTTCCTTGCCAAAGGCGAGAATGAACGCGCGCTCGCGGAAGCCCAGGAATCGCTCAAGCACGGTCCGGCCGCGTCGGCGGCGTACAGGCATATTGGCGCCTATTGGGTAGCCAAGGGCGATGACGAGCGCGCGATGGCGGCCTACAGCGAGGCCGTCCGCCTCAATCCCAAATGTGGGAAGGCGCGGTTCGAGCGTGGCAAGATCCATTCGCGACAGGGCGACCACGAAAAAGCCATTGCCGACCTGAGCCAAGCCGTCGAACTCCTGCCAAAAAATGCCGAGGCACTCGAAGCGCGTGGCTTTGCCTATTACCGCCTTGGCGCGACGGAAAAGTCGAACGCCGACCGCATCGCCGCGGCCCGTTTGCAGCGGGCCGCATCCGCGGCAACGCTTCCAAGCACCAACTGCGAGAAGAACAAGAAACCCGCGGAGAACGAGGCCGACGTCGATCCCTGGCGGCTCTACAACGCCCTACATCAGACGGCGCCAGGTGCAAACGACGCGACAACCGCCAAATCGAACCCCGCACAGGCCGAGGCTCCTCGAAGCCGCGCCAGCACGCTCGACGCTTCCGCTCGGCGTTGCGCCACATCGACCGATGAGCGATATTTGAACGGTGAGCGGGCTGTCGAGGCAGCCACCGAGGCCTGCGAGCTATCGAAATGGAAGCGTGCCGATTACATCGACACGCTGGCCGCGGCCTACGCCGAAACGGGCGACTTCGACGCGGCCGTCAAGTGGCAGACCAAGGCCATCGAACTGGCCATCGGCGCCGCGTTCAAGGCCGAAGCCGAACAACGGTTGCAATTGTATCGCGACCACCAGCCGTGCCGTGAGGATTCACAGGGCCGAGTGGCCCGCGGCAAGTCGGACGACGGCGAGCAACGTTAG
- the galT gene encoding galactose-1-phosphate uridylyltransferase, producing MPDLRKDPIVGRWVIVAKSRAKRPHDFVSTPQLVPGSFCPFCAGHEAYTPREILAYRPAGSQANGEGWRVRVVPNKFPALEIEGDLNKRGDGIYDMMRGVGAHEVIIESPRHLLSSSDLTEEELREVLWVYRDRLVDLKKDPRLVYGMIFKNVGAAAGASLEHTHSQLIVTPIVPIVVMEEMKGSQEFYRYRGRCVFCDMVQQELAGEKRTVLDTPGFVAFCPFASRFPFETWILPKGHASHYENIQKHGVEELARVLRQVIGNIELALDRPSYNYILHTAPFDSPELGHYHWHIEIIPRLTRTAGFEWGSGFYINSVPPEEAAAFLRDVEVESHELRSLPVK from the coding sequence ATGCCCGACTTGCGCAAAGACCCGATTGTCGGCCGCTGGGTGATCGTGGCCAAAAGCCGCGCCAAGCGCCCGCACGATTTTGTGAGCACGCCGCAACTCGTACCGGGGTCGTTTTGCCCATTTTGCGCAGGCCACGAAGCTTATACGCCCAGAGAAATCCTGGCCTATCGCCCGGCCGGTTCGCAGGCCAATGGCGAAGGCTGGCGGGTGCGCGTGGTGCCCAACAAGTTCCCGGCCCTGGAGATCGAAGGCGATCTCAACAAACGGGGAGATGGAATCTACGACATGATGCGCGGCGTCGGCGCGCATGAGGTGATTATCGAATCGCCGCGGCACCTGCTGAGCAGCTCGGACCTGACCGAAGAGGAACTGCGTGAAGTCTTGTGGGTCTATCGCGACCGGCTGGTCGACCTGAAGAAAGATCCGCGGCTCGTCTACGGCATGATCTTCAAGAACGTGGGGGCCGCGGCCGGCGCCTCGCTGGAACACACGCACAGCCAGTTGATCGTGACGCCCATCGTGCCGATCGTCGTCATGGAAGAGATGAAGGGGTCGCAGGAGTTTTATCGCTACCGCGGCCGCTGCGTGTTTTGCGACATGGTGCAGCAAGAGCTGGCCGGCGAAAAGCGGACCGTGCTCGACACGCCCGGCTTTGTGGCCTTTTGCCCGTTCGCCAGCCGGTTTCCCTTCGAGACCTGGATTCTGCCCAAGGGCCACGCCAGCCACTACGAGAACATCCAAAAGCACGGCGTCGAAGAACTGGCCCGCGTGTTACGGCAGGTGATCGGCAACATCGAGCTGGCGTTGGACCGGCCGAGCTACAACTATATCTTGCACACCGCGCCGTTCGACAGCCCGGAACTAGGCCATTACCACTGGCACATCGAGATCATTCCACGGCTGACGAGGACGGCGGGCTTCGAATGGGGCAGCGGCTTTTACATCAACTCCGTGCCGCCCGAAGAGGCCGCGGCGTTTTTGCGCGACGTGGAAGTCGAGTCGCACGAGTTACGGAGCTTGCCGGTCAAGTAG